From Plasmodium yoelii strain 17X genome assembly, chromosome: 7, one genomic window encodes:
- a CDS encoding ribosomal protein L21, apicoplast, putative, which translates to MFFLQRNIYFYIFWLSVLILCDVMNVGIQGKQINLSKVNNRNAYNLNFIKNLNKYQRNRLNRLNKLNVLISSPAQIKLSELEDNRDRSGKFCVVELCSRLKWVEEGRYYDVFRIKQEENKNINLNRVAFYSNEEGKLSFGTPFLDNVRVNATVIKHFRGNKIYRLKFKAKKNYRRFYGHRQEMSRIYINKIESNNELINEEKRKYNFFKDDPIFYILNRIHNIVRPSLELKYLKRNFIDYLNNFCSWKFETFYKHRGNYKHEKMLRNILKTKKLSKRPEVIEQVKKIEQEKKEKRLNKYDPLEDFDPVANQHMIKEHFYS; encoded by the coding sequence atgttttttttacagagaaatatatatttttatatattttggttatctgttttaattttatgtGATGTTATGAATGTTGGGATACAGGGAAAGCAAATAAATTTATCGAAAGTAAATAATAGAAATGCATATaacttaaattttataaaaaatttaaataagtaTCAAAGAAATCGATTAAATAggttaaataaattaaatgtgTTAATAAGTTCTCCAGCACAAATCAAATTATCAGAATTAGAAGATAATAGAGATAGAAGTGGTAAATTCTGTGTAGTTGAATTATGTAGTAGATTAAAATGGGTCGAGGAGGGTCGATATTATGATGTATTTAGGATAAAacaagaagaaaataaaaatataaatttaaatcgAGTAGCTTTTTATAGTAATGAAGAAGGAAAGTTATCTTTTGGTACCCCCTTTTTAGATAATGTCCGTGTTAATGCAACAGTTATTAAACATTTTCgaggaaataaaatatatagattaaaatttaaagcaaaaaaaaattatcgaAGATTTTATGGGCATAGACAAGAAATGAGTAGAatctatataaataaaattgaatcaaataatgaattaataaatgaagaaaaaagaaaatataatttttttaaagatgatcctattttttatatattaaatcgTATTCATAATATTGTAAGACCAAGTTtagaattaaaatatttaaaacgaaattttattgattatttgaataatttttgtTCTTGGAAAtttgaaacattttataaaCATCGAGGAAATTATAAACACGAAAAAATGcttagaaatatattaaaaacaaaaaaattaagtaaAAGACCCGAAGTTATAGAAcaagttaaaaaaattgaacaagaaaaaaaagaaaaacgtTTAAACAAATATGACCCATTAGAAGATTTTGATCCCGTTGCTAACCAGCATATGATTAAGGAGCATTTCTATTCttag